Proteins encoded together in one Streptomyces sp. NA04227 window:
- the nirD gene encoding nitrite reductase small subunit NirD — MVQLKTEEAGAESAQWITVCGLDRLLPGRGVAALLPDGRQVALFLDSGGRVHAIDNRDPFTGAAVLSRGLLGSADGRPYVASPLLKQRFDLIDGRCLDEETVRVPVHRVRML; from the coding sequence ATGGTCCAGCTCAAGACCGAGGAGGCCGGAGCGGAATCCGCTCAGTGGATCACCGTCTGCGGCCTCGACCGGCTGCTGCCCGGCCGCGGCGTCGCCGCCCTGCTGCCGGACGGCAGGCAGGTGGCCCTGTTCCTGGACAGCGGCGGCCGTGTGCACGCCATCGACAACCGCGACCCGTTCACCGGCGCCGCCGTGCTCTCCCGGGGCCTGCTCGGCTCCGCCGACGGCCGCCCGTACGTGGCCTCGCCCCTGCTCAAGCAGCGCTTCGACCTGATCGACGGCCGCTGCCTGGACGAGGAGACGGTCCGGGTTCCGGTGCACCGGGTGCGGATGCTCTGA